Proteins encoded within one genomic window of Theobroma cacao cultivar B97-61/B2 chromosome 7, Criollo_cocoa_genome_V2, whole genome shotgun sequence:
- the LOC18593546 gene encoding LOW QUALITY PROTEIN: probable disease resistance protein At4g27220 (The sequence of the model RefSeq protein was modified relative to this genomic sequence to represent the inferred CDS: substituted 1 base at 1 genomic stop codon) translates to MALDFVASAIANCVGNLATEYTSPYLTYFFRFGKIVEDFKNRRNELKSKRDEVKDAVDEALRQTEVIKKGVEEWLTKAEKELDEAQSLEEEIERNKCFNWCPSWGWRYCLSIKVAKKTLCISKLVETCNFQRVGQRPPLQGIELLLPKDFMRSESSTLAFNGIMKALKSDGVNMIGLYGMPGVGKTTLAEVVLKQATEQKLFDKVVSVTVSQTPNFNEIRERIAELFGLKFEARTENGKAEELWRKLKAEKKILIILDDVWKKLELQTIGIPFGGKHEGCKILLTTRLQQVCSQMDCQKEFKLNILSEDEAWALFKDKAALKDDSSTSNVAQEVAHECGGLPLAIVTVANALKGENLDGWIAANRRLKSSRHLDNQDVCGGIYGCLKLSYDYLKEDNIQSCFLLCSLFPEDYEISVELLTVCGIGQGLFNNNYLMEDLRREIHLALSKLQKSGLLLEADDQEHVKMHDVIRDFAHWITSTGENIFMVKDGLMEWPMSERFGYYTAISLXNIEIKHLPNKVEFSKLKILFLKGKNSLRVSCAFFERMTMLRVLLLQDVVLTLKALQFLTNLQTLCIINCELENISSLRNLENLGIFALLETNIYELPEELVGLHKLKSLYFSYNERPYCYFPSNLLSRLASLQELHVTSRNNANLLELNSLSGLTALTLRVFTHQCSQENFVFPKLQSYNIAVNAYIEDLEGLSWRTLRIRDFSSSLNAFKELFCNVEKLTLYNIMEHKNIIPTVDQWGLNELTSLQLTSCDDLECLIDTTREQSPATAFSNLVNLDIEDMTSLKELCHGESPNSFLKKLEKLRIFNCEQLKSVFQMDGLLINEESQMWTISNLRSLELTSLPALENIWKEPTHHVRLQSLKEVTIHGCDKLKSIFSPCLAQSLLHLETLKISKCEKLEQVFAFDKEMANLEVPLENQVQPLSNLRSLELQSLPALESIWKEPTHHVSLQSLKKIKIQGCDKVKSIFSSYLAQSLLHLEKLRISLCKNLEQVFPLDKEMAELEVNQTVPLSNLRRLELQSLPALESIWKWPTHRAIGLPCLQDFQLVNLINLSSENFLISSLSLEKLKVCNCPKLRNFTIQKEVNEQIQLEELYLSKLGNSFQLRISANCNQEYIAVGSHEELFQVHGRIKELHLEDLSEKWIIWKDVSQVVTLENLTILKVIDCKRLRYIFSPTTAQSLSRLVNLEIQNCDELDQIIAEDQVCSSSDGDLQPISFPNLTMISVQYCKKLKRLLPLGSALCLPKLKKLWVIGNSKLEQVFELEDEAEATTEKEIKFDQLMTLSLEELPSLVDFCPRGYHFVLSALHYFKVEGCPKMTTGFFIDSKEYVHAKTETPQPVKQDAKTILRSKSICYRLPPYKEEL, encoded by the exons ATGGCTCTTGATTTTGTTGCCTCTGCTATTGCCAATTGCGTGGGGAACCTGGCAACAGAATACACATCACCTTATCTCACTTACTTTTTCCGTTTTGGCAAAATTGTTGAAGATTTCAAGAACCGGCGAAATGAACTTAAATCAAAAAGAGATGAGGTGAAAGATGCTGTCGATGAGGCTTTAAGGCAAACTGAGGTAATTAAGAAGGGCGTTGAGGAGTGGCTAACAAAGGCAGAGAAAGAATTGGATGAAGCTCAGAGTTTGGAAGAAGAAATAGAACGTAACAAGTGTTTCAATTGGTGTCCTAGTTGGGGCTGGCGATACTGCTTAAGTATCAAAGTAGCGAAGAAGACACTTTGTATCTCTAAACTTGTAGAGACTTGTAATTTTCAACGAGTTGGCCAGCGTCCTCCTCTTCAAGGAATAGAGTTGCTACTACCCAAGGATTTCATGCGTTCCGAATCTTCAACGTTAGCTTTCAATGGGATCATGAAGGCTTTAAAAAGCGATGGTGTGAACATGATTGGGTTATACGGAATGCCAGGAGTTGGTAAAACAACTTTGGCGGAAGTAGTACTGAAGCAAGCTACAGAACAAAAGCTTTTTGATAAGGTTGTGAGTGTTACGGTGTCCCAAACTCCAAACTTCAACGAAATTCGAGAAAGGATTGCAGAACTCTTTGGTTTAAAATTTGAAGCCAGAACAGAAAATGGAAAAGCAGAAGAGTTATGGCGAAAATTAAAAGCAGAGAAGAAGATTCTCATAATTCTCGATGATGTTTGGAAAAAACTTGAATTGCAGACTATAGGAATTCCATTTGGTGGTAAGCACGAAGGTTGCAAAATTCTTCTCACTACACGTCTTCAACAAGTCTGCAGTCAAATGGATTGTCAAAAGGAATTTAAACTGAACATTCTATCTGAAGATGAAGCATGGGCTTTATTCAAAGATAAAGCTGCTCTAAAAGATGACTCTTCAACCTCGAATGTAGCACAAGAGGTTGCTCATGAATGTGGCGGTTTGCCCCTTGCAATTGTAACTGTGGCAAACGCTCTAAAAGGTGAAAATCTAGATGGATGGATAGCAGCAAATAGACGACTCAAAAGCTCAAGACATTTGGATAATCAAGATGTTTGCGGAGGTATCTATGGCTGCCTTAAGCTTAGTTATGATTATTTGAAGGAAGATAATATCCAGTCATGTTTCTTGTTGTGCTCCCTTTTTCCAGAAGATTATGAGATTAGCGTTGAGTTGTTGACTGTATGTGGAATTGGTCAGGGATTGTTCAATAATAATTACTTAATGGAAGACTTAAGGAGGGAAATTCATCTAGCACTATCAAAACTCCAAAAGTCTGGTTTATTATTGGAAGCTGATGATCAAGAGCATGTAAAAATGCATGATGTGATTCGTGATTTTGCTCATTGGATAACATCGACAGGGGAAAATATATTCATGGTAAAAGATGGGTTGATGGAATGGCCTATGAGTGAAAGGTTTGGATATTATACGGCAATCTCCTTATGAAACATTGAGATCAAGCATCTTCCTAACAAAGTGGAATTTTCAAAACTCAAGATTTTATTTCTCAAAGGAAAGAATTCATTGAGAGTTTCGTGTgcattttttgaaagaatgaCAATGCTCCGAGTTTTACTTCTTCAAGATGTGGTACTCACACTGAAAGCACTTCAATTCCTGACAAATCTTCAAACTCTGTGCATTATAAATTGCGAGCTTGAAAACATCTCATCATTGAGGAATCTGGAAAACCTCGGGATTTTTGCATTGCTGGAGACTAATATTTATGAGCTACCAGAAGAATTAGTGGGATTGCATAAACTAAAATCACTATATTTTTCTTACAATGAAAGGCCATACTGCTATTTCCCCTCTAACTTGCTATCAAG GTTGGCCTCACTTCAAGAGCTGCACGTGACAAGTAGAAACAATGCTAACTTATTGGAGCTGAATTCTTTGTCTGGTTTGACTGCATTAACACTGAGAGTTTTTACTCATCAATGTTCTCAAGAAAACTTTGTGTTCCCTAAACTTCAAAGCTACAATATAGCTGTAAATGCATatattgaagatttggaggGGCTGAGCTGGAGAACCTTGAGAATTAGAGATTTCTCATCCTCATTAAATGCATTCAAGGAGCTATTTTGCAATGTGGAAAAGCTTACTCTGTACAATATCATGGAACACAAAAATATTATCCCAACGGTAGATCAGTGGGGACTAAATGAATTAACTTCTCTTCAGCTTACATCTTGCGATGATTTGGAATGCTTGATTGATACAACACGAGAACAGAGTCCAGCCACTGCATTCTCTAATTTGGTGAACTTAGACATTGAAGATATGACTTCTTTGAAAGAGTTGTGCCATGGTGAATCACCGAATAGCTTCTTAAAAAAGCTagaaaaattgagaattttcaaTTGTGAGCAGTTAAAATCAGTGTTTCAAATGGATGGACTTCTTATAAATGAAGAAAGTCAGATGTGGACGATCTCCAATTTAAGAAGTTTGGAGCTGACGTCATTGCCAGCATTAGAGAATATATGGAAAGAGCCAACTCATCATGTAAGGTTACAAAGTCTGAAGGAAGTAACAATTCATGGTTGTGATAAACTGAAATCTATCTTCTCACCTTGCCTTGCTCAAAGTCTGTTGCATCTAGAAACACTTAAGATATCTAAATGCGAAAAATTAGAGCAAGTCTTTGCTTTTGACAAAGAAATGGCAAACCTAGAGGTACCTCTT GAAAATCAAGTACAACCATTATCAAATTTAAGAAGTTTGGAGCTGCAATCATTACCAGCATTGGAGAGTATATGGAAAGAGCCAACTCATCATGTAAGCCTACAGAGtctaaagaaaataaaaattcaaggtTGTGATAAAGTGAAATCTATCTTCTCATCTTACCTTGCTCAAAGTCTATTGCATCTAGAGAAACTTCGGATATCTTTATGCAAAAATTTAGAGCAAGTCTTTCCTTTGGACAAAGAAATGGCCGAGCTAGAG GTAAATCAGACAGTACCACTCTCAAATTTAAGAAGGTTGGAGCTGCAGTCATTACCAGCATTGGAGAGCATATGGAAATGGCCAACTCATCGTGCCATTGGACTCCCTTGCCTACAAGATTTTCAACTTGtaaacttaataaatttgaGTTCGGAAAACTTTCTCATCTCATCACTATCCTTGGAAAAGTTGAAAGTTTGCAACTGTCctaaattgagaaatttcaCTATTCAAAAAGAAGTTAATGAACAAATTCAGCTAGAG GAATTATATCTCTCTAAGTTGGGAAATAGCTTTCAATTGCGTATTTCAGCCAATTGCAATCAAGAATATATAGCAGTTGGGAGTCATGAAGAGCTATTTCAGGTTCATGGACGTATAAAGGAACTCCACCTGGAGGATTTATCTGAAAAGTGGATTATATGGAAGGATGTCTCTCAGGTTGTAACTCTTGAAAACCTTACAATTTTGAAGGTGATTGATTGCAAGAGGCTAAGATACATATTTTCACCTACAACTGCTCAAAGTTTATCACGGTTGGTCAATCTAGAAATACAAAATTGTGATGAATTGGACCAAATCATTGCTGAGGATCAAGTTTGTTCATCATCAGATGGTGATCTCCAACCTATAAGCTTTCCTAATTTGACCATGATTTCTGTTCAATATTGCAAAAAGTTGAAACGTCTCCTTCCTCTTGGATCTGCTCTTTGTCttccaaaacttaaaaagttaTGGGTTATAGGGAACTCTAAATTGGAGCAAGTATTTGAACTTGAAGATGAAGCAGAAGCGACAACCGAAAAAGAGATAAAGTTTGATCAATTAATGACTTTATCACTTGAAGAACTACCAAGCCTCGTTGACTTTTGTCCAAGGGGATATCACTTTGTATTGTCGGCTTTGCATTATTTCAAAGTAGAAGGATGTCCCAAGATGACTACAGGTTTCTTCATAGATTCAAAGGAATATGTGCATGCCAAAACAGAG ACACCGCAACCAGTTAAGCAAGACGCCAAGACCATTCTACGGTCCAAGAGCATTTGTTACAGGCTACCACCTTACAAGGAAGAACTATGA